CGTCATCTAGGAACATTCAGATTGGAATATCAGGAAAGATGGTGAAGCGGCGTTGAGAAGAAACCCATAAAAGATCAAGGAAATAAAGATAACGAGGCTGTAGGAAGCTTACATTCaatcccctctttctcctctttctgcattgcctctttctctttcctgtgCGCTAAGATGGACGGCTCTAAATCCCTAACGAGAGGCAGTTCTTTGGGGAACAAGGTGAGTGAACTgtcctgtcctcctgtcctGTGCTTTcgtccttttcctttttctgcttAAGGAACTCCACACTGGTGCAGACTAAACGACAGAGTAGCCTTAAACTAACATCAGTCCTGATGTGCTTCTTCATGCCATTCAGGCCGTGTACAGTATGTTTAATTTGGGTTGtttttgtattcctttatttgttgttgttgttcttattgtctttttctgtttgtttgtttttttatcccaTCCACATATTCACCATCCACCCTTTCCTcttgctaaccctaaccccttccACCCAATTCGTCAGAGTATGCAATATGTGAGTATGAAAATATTATACAAGACAACTTTGGGTACATTCATTTGGAATTTATTTTCTGTAGAATATTTTCCAAAGCTCAAACTTTGCTTTTTGCGTCTTGCTTCATAACGATAATCATTTCTTGTGGGCGCAGGGCTGTTCCTCTTTATGGGTCGCTAGTTTTGGCATGTTTTATCTTGATGGTTGACTTTCCCTTCCCAGACTTGCAAATGCCACATGTTTTTACACGCATGTTTGCTGGAGAGACAGTTTCGATCTTATGagctgtactgtgtgtgtgtgtgtgtgtgtgtgtgtgtgtgtgtgtgtgtgtgtgtgtgtgtgtgtggaatgagtGCTTTGGGTGTGGTTGTTTTGCCACAGCCCAACTACGTAGTTTCTTTTAACAGGTGTACacgtttaaaatgtgtttttgttcacaTGGACGGTGTGCACTATAAAAAGTGCTGatcctgtttgtttgtggatCTGCCTACGCGGATGGCTTGTCGACGTTCTTTGACAGTTCTCCTGCGTTAGCTACATGATCTCGCTACgctggctgctgctgtgctgtTGCCGCATCAATCGAAGCTGCACGGGCAATGCGACCGCTGCATTTATGCATCGCAGCTAGCATTGTGATGTTAGCATTTAGATCTCCAGCTTCCCTCTGCCGTTGTTTTTCTACAAGAGTGGTTCTCAACTAACtcttgtttgttggtttttgggGATTGCCTTTTAATAGTGTacaaaattcaatttaataGAATAATAGCAAAATTGTTTAAGCGTCATAGTGCTGCTAAGCGTATGCCAgaaaaaagcaaagcagatgagtaaattaaagtatttttaacTTTGAAACTCTGTTAACAATATAAAATACTTCTACTGATCTTGCTACAACATTAAAAACTTCATGTTGTAATGTGATACGTTTGGATTGTAATAACCTGAAGATATCCACGTTATAATACAGTACCaatgctcttttctttttctcgcaTGGCAGTATGCAAGTACACCGCCATATTGATGCTCTCACTATTGATTGCTAATTAAATAAAGGCTCCTTACTTTAGTGGACGTTGAGAATCATTCGTGGTTGTGGATGCTATTTTTTGGCTTTAAAATGCAGCATTTTGTGTCACTTCTATATAACATGTatgcaaatgtgtttatttttgttgaggCTGTTGTCTTTTGATGTGCTGTTAATCTGAACTGATGTCTCCTGTGTGTCCCAGGGTGAGCTGGAGAGACAGCTCCTGCAGGCCAACCCCATACTGGAGGCCTTTGGAAACGCAAAGACTGTCAAGAATGACAACTCCTCCAGATTTGTAAGAGCAGACAAGATGCATCATGCAGGCCGATCATGTTTATTATCTTCTGAATCATTTTCTATAGAAATTAACTGAAACTTGAAACCACCTTTTCTACTTCAGGGTAAATTCATACGGATTAACTTTGATGTGGCGGGGTACATTGTGGGTGCCAACATCGAGACCTGTATCCTTTGACGTGACCccactgtttttttgtaaaatgaaagaGTAAGCTGCTTAATTTACAGTATAGTTTCATGACTTTGTCCATTGAAACTCCGGTTGATGGAGTACTTGCTTTTAGGGTGTATCTTTTGTTTGAATTAgctaaattgcatttttaagcAAATACTACGTGTACATGTCCATGACCATATGAATCCAGACCTCCTTGAAAAATCCAGGGCCACCCGTCAGGCTAAAGACGAGAGGACGTTCCACATCTTTTACCAGTTGCTGTGTGGAACTTCAGCCGAGACAAAAGGTGAGCTAAAGTACAAAGGTCAATGATTAAATGTTGCTATGGTATTGGATATGTTATTTTGGTGAAAGTGTTTCCATGCCCTCTAATAATTGACATTTCTATTTAATTTgatcctgtttttttgtttgtttttattcccttaCCCAGCGGACCTGCTCTTAGGAACCGCCGATGAGTACCGCTTTCTAAGTGGAGGCTCCATCCCTGTTCCTGGTCAGAGCGATTCAGAAAACTTCACCCAGACCATGGACTCCATGGTTATAATGGGCTTCACCCCCGAGGAGTCGCTGTGTAAGAGAAAAGATAAAGTAGTTTGCTTTCTGTCATTTTCTATCGTTTAATCCTTGCTATAAATCACCTCGCCTCTCCCcgtctcttcttttttcctcaGCCATGCTCAAGGTGATGTCTGCTGTGCTCCAGCTGGGGAACATTTCCTTCATGAAGGAGAAGAATCATGACCAGGCCTCAATGCCTGATAACACAGCTGCTCAGAAACTGTGCCACCTGCTGGGCATCAACGTGCTGGAGTTCACGCGGGCCATCCTCACTCCTAGAATCAAAGTGGGTCGAGAGTATGTGCAGAAGGCCCAGACGAAAGAACAGGTAGGATTTGCGTGCATGGATGTTTGCTCTTGTCCCTGTGGAGAGTATCTGACTGCATACCCTTCTTCTCTAGGCGGATTTTGCCGTGGAGGCCCTGGCTAAGGCCACATATGAGCGTCTGTTCAGATGGCTGGTCCACCGGATCAACAGAGCTCTGGACcgcagacagagacagggagcCTCCTTTATAGGCATTCTTGATATTGCTGGATTTGAGATCTTCCAGGTCTGTTCATGCTTGCATTTTCCTTCATTTCCTAATGTATGCTTTTTTGAGGATAGATTAGAGTTGGTAGTAAGCCTGCAGTAGCTTGGGTTTCCACCATTCTAATGTCTCATCATATGTCAGGCATATATGTTGTTTCTTGGTTTACATCACATGAATTGTTGACTTATTTGCTTTCCCAAATCCCTGCAGCTGAACTCCTTTGAGCAGCTGTGTATCAACTACACAAACGAAAAGTTGCAGCAGCTCTTCAACCACACCATGTTCAtcctggagcaggaggagtacCAGCGGGAGGGCATAGAATGGAACTTCATCGACTTTGGCCTTGACTTGCAGCCCTGCATTGACCTCATCGAGAGACCAGTACATACACGCtaaaatctttctttctttatatattttttatggaTGCTGATAGTCCATATTTACTTGCCATATAAAAAGCGTGCATTGTTTAGTGATTGCGGAGTTCTCATGATGAAGTTCAGGTTGCAGACGCACACCCACAgatgagagagaaatgaaattaattaatataaatagaaaaataaaaacatgcaggCACACTCTCTTCAATGATCCCTCGTCACAACTCGCAACAAATGGTCTGGTTTTCCCCCGTCTCTGCCAGGCCGGACCGCCTGGTGTCCTCGCCCTTTTGGACGAAGAGTGTTGGTTCCCGCGGGCGACGGACCGCTCGTTTGTGGAGAAGGTGTCCTCCGAACAAGGCAGCCATCCAAAATTCTTCAAACCAAAGCAGCCGCGTGGGGAAGCTGACTTCGCCATCATTCATTACGCTGGCAAGGTCTGCCGTCATTTCTTAACACCTTTCCTTGTCTGCCATCGTTCCCATTCAAAGTCATCAACTGAATTGTCCCCGTTATGCATCGCAGGTTGACTACAAGGCACACGATTGGTTAGTGAAGAACATGGACCCTCTCAATGACAACGTGGCGTCTCTTCTCCACCAGTCGTCTGATCATTTTGTCTCAGAGCTTTGGAAGGAGGGTGAGACTGATTCACTTCTTTAAAGTAAACCTGTAAAGTGTAGACTTGAGACCTGTCAGAATTCTTTTACATTTAACTTTTAAATGGACGTCTGACTATTTTTATGTGTTATAATTGTTTTAAACTTTTCAAGAATAGATAATTAAGCTTTTTCTGGTGTATAATGTACTAATCAAACTATAtgtatctctctttctctgtcatgCAACTACTCtatctgctgcctctctctttgttcatttctcctccctctggtTCTCTCCTGTGTCCTCTTGCCTCTTGCCctttttccttctgttttttctcttcccacTCCACTTATTTGGTGCTCGCTTGGGCTccatcccttttttccctccttcctgCATCAGATATTCAAACTCTTCCTCGCGTGTACTTCTTTGACTCGTATGCCACAATACAGGCTAATGGCTCTGACAGTaggtttctctcctcctctgtgtgtcaCGCCGACAATGCTCACTCCCACCTCCGCTTTCATTACTCCTTTGTTTTCTGTCTAAAGCACCGTTTCATTGTTGTGCGTCTTTTTAGTTTATATTTGTGCTGCAGTGTCATTTGCTTTTAGATGTTATCTAATTCTCATATCGCCATTGTGCTGTTTGCTCAGTTTTTTCTCGCTTTCTCTTTTACCAAATTTGAGCTTTTAGTGATAAGTGCTGTTCTTGTGTGAAGTAGTCCATCATGGTTGTGTAGAAATTTGAAAGCGTGAATATAGCAGCATGCTCATTATtagtcataaaaaaaacatattcaggATCACATAAGAGATGTGTTGCACAATACTGCCACAATCAACTGCCGCTGGACTAGTTTCATGGAAATCAGCCAGGAAGAAATGTGATCCGGAATGAGCTCTGGAGATGCAACACATTGGCTTTCAGTACTGACATTGAAATAACCACAAAATTGGTCTGGTTTATATTATTGATAGAGATGTTTGGATGATTGTGAAATTCGGGTACATGACAAATTCctcttggttttgttttaaatgatagACCGTTAAACCTGCAGGCATGCCTGCCGGGACGTGTTTAATACTTAACAAAAACAGGTTGAGTTAAAATTCTTGCTAGCTACCTGCACTGTAGTTTGTGTATCTTACTGGCCAATAGCCGGGTAACATAATAGAATaatatattatgttattattgGCTTTGAAACCATGTCATTGCATCTCTAATGAACTCCTCTATTGTCAACCACCTGATATCATCCGTCAAGAGACTTGATAACAGATGTGTAAGCAGTTGTGTAATCATGATCCAGATGGCATTAGTGTGGCCTTCACACGGACATCCTCGTGCCATACCTTTCAAACACTCTCTTCAATCCCCCAAAATTGAAATTGCTGCTAAAACTGAGGCCCTGCTCCATGTCTTTGGTCCAGTGGACAGGATTGTGGGTCTGGACCAGGTGTCGTCGGGGGAGAATAGTGGGCCACTCCCGTTTGGAGCGTCAGGACTGAAGACGAAGAAGGGAATGTTCAGGACCGTTGGTCAGCTTTACAAGGAGTCGCTCACAAAGCTGATGGCCACGCTGAGGAACACTAACCCCAACTTCCTGCGCTGCATCATCCCCAACCACGAGAAGAAGGTAAGATGGTGGGATTGCGTAGGCACGTGGAATCAAAACAGACAAGGTGGCTGGAGAAATGTCTGGATTAAACTTCTCGCCACTCTGTACCCCCTCTTCAGTCTGGTAAGCTGTCTCCCAATCTGGTTTTGGACCAACTGAGGTGTAATGGAGTTCTAGAGGGGATCCGTATTTGCAGACAAGGCTTCCCTAACCGCATCCCATTCCAGGAGTTCAGACAGAGGTGTGTGGTGTTtgattgtatttttgtattgagCACTTTCCTCCTGCTAGTCATCCTTTTTTACACAAGCTTAGCCTCGCGTGTCTCGTCAAATGCTGACAcgttgaaaatgtaattttttcatCCAGATACGAGATCCTGACTCCGAATGCGATTCCTCGCACCTTCATGGATGGCAAACAGGCGTCAGAACTCATGGTGAGACCATTTTCAGTTGTTCAAGTCATTCCGCATGTCAACTGAATGATTAAAATCTCCAACCCCCCTTTCTCCTCATTCAGATCAGAGCCTTGGAACTGGATCTCAACCTGTTCCGCGTGGGTCAGAGCAAAGTCTTTTTCCGAGCTGGAGTCCTGGCTCATctggaagaagaaagagacCTGAAGATCACCGACACCATCATACGCTTTCAGAGCGCCTCGAGAGGCTACCTCGCTCGAAAGTAAGAGCTTTTCAAACCTTGAACAAtaacagagagagagcagtATGATTGAGTTAATCTTTAAGGAGCGCTCACTCGCTGCTGTCTAGGAGCCAGTGTTGAATTTCACTCTTAAAGGAGcattaatattttaatcttTAGTCAACCCCTATCAGTGGCTCAGCAACAGCAATGACAGATATTTGGCCTGTGAAAGACATGActaatacattttcatttttacaatggTGGTTTTACAAACTAATTAAAggtatgtttatttaaatagtgctttacataaagcattaaaaacatccaagtGACACGTTTTAATGACATGAAACTTTAGCTTTTGATATCTTTTGAGTTTTAACTTGTCATTGATTTCAGGTAAAGAGCTGATACATCTAATCTATTTAGTTCTGTAGTTTCCTTTTCTCAAAGGACATTTCTTTGCCTTGAATTATTTCGGAGATTGCCTGCACCCACTTTGTTGTGGTATCTCTTTTACTTCTCAGATCCTtcctgaagaagcagcagcagatgagcGCTCTGAGGGTCATGCAGAGGAACTGCGCTGCTTACCTCAAACTCAGGAACTGGCAGTGGTGGCGGCTGTTCACCAAGGTACTGAACGCAAAGCCAAATAACAACAAAGACATCAAACATACATCAACACATCCACAATTAATCTCTAACACAGCTGAAATGTTTCCGTTCATTTTGCCTTTTAAAAAATTTGTCTCGTTTCGTACTAGTTAATTAACCCACCATTTTTAAATAGTCGTGCTGTACGGTGACAGTAAAAATCACACCCCAGCTCACAATATACAAAATGATAAACTCTAGAGCTCAAGTGTATTGGGTGTTGGAGCCTCAATGTCGAAACAATATGTTGTAAAAGCAATACAATGATAATAAAGAGCCATATACAggaaatataataaacaaaaggCATGCAGGCATAGGGCGTCCCTCACATTGACCCCTGATCCTCATTCTGTGCCAACCAGGTGAAGCCCCTGCTGCAAGTGACCCGCCAAGACGAGGAGATCCAGGTTAGAGAGACGGAGCTCCAGAAGGCCAAGGACAACCTTACCCGAGTGGAGCAGGACTACACGGAGCTCGATAAGAAACACGCTCAGGTAGTAAACCTCCATCTTGTTCTGCTGCCTGTCCACCGGACTGAAGGCCGTCGGCTATCAACCAGGGCCTCGCTCACCACACCTTTGTCCCCTTCTAGCTGATAGAGGAGAAGTCGGTGCTGGCTGACCAGCTGCAGGCGGAGGCCGAGCTGTTTGCGGAGGCAGAGGAGATGAGGGCCAGTTTGGCCAACCGGAAACAGGAGCTAGAGGAGGTGCTGGGTGAGATGGAGATTCGTttgctggaagaggaggagagaggcgtGCAGTTCGCCATTGAGAAGAAGAGGATGCAGCAGAATATACAGGTTAGGAGATTAAGGGGGGAACAAAGTTGAATCtcaatatgtaaaaaaaatactactGACTCCAGATCTTCTGTGAGGAAAATCAGTGTTATTGCATGAATATTGAAGTTGTTTAAACCTCCTTCCCTTTGCTTAAATTGTGTCCTTTTCTTGTCAGGACCTGGAGGAACagttagaggaggaggaaagttcccggcagcgcctcctgctggaaAAGGTTTCCTTGGAGACCAGAGTGAAAAGTCTCGAGTCCGACTCGATGAATGTAGGAGACCACAGAGACCGACTCAGCAAGGTCAGCGTCACGTTAATACTCATTTCACAGCATACATGTTTTTACATGTTCCATGATACAATGTGGATATCGATGTctgagcaggagaagaaacagTTGGAGGAACGTCTGAGCGAAGTGACAGATCAGCTcaccgaggaagaggagagaaccaaaagtctgaacaaactcaAGAACAAACAGGAGGCTGTGATCGCTGACCTTGAGGGTAACTGTCCTAATGTCCTTCCAGGGGCAACCTGCACATTTACTGTTCTCGGCTGCATGCTAGGATTGGATTGAAATCAATTATATTTAGAGGTTTAGCCGATTTtatgatatatttttttgaggaaaacttttttatatttaaaatacttattttcagttttatttattcattttgcacaATGTTGAGTTGTAGCAATTTCCAcaccttttattatttcaaataataCATATCTATAAGCCGCTGTTTACACAACTATGCGCAGAGCGCCTAAAGCGTGAGGAGCAGGGGCGCTTGGAGCaggagaagtggaggaggaagatggagaacgACTCGGTGGACGCCCAGGAGCAGCTGTCAGACATGGGCATGCTGTGTGCCGAGCTGAGGGGCAGTCTGGctcagaaagagaaggaaattaCCACCCTTCAGGGCCGGTGAGACACAAGACGCCGTATATTAGACGcagcaacacaaataaaggCTTGTGATAGATCTTTCACGCTTCACTTCTCCCTTAATTCCCCCTTTGTCTTCCTCTGTTTCTGGCAGGttggaggaagaaggagcaCGTCGCACAGAAGCTCAGAGAGCACTGAGGGAGGCCATGTCACAAGTATCTGAGCTAAAGGAGGAAGTGGACAACGAGCGACAGATGAGGGAAAGGGCAGAGAAACAGCGGCGAGACCTtggggaggagctggaggctctAAAAACTGAGCTGGAGGACACTCTGGACACCACAGCTGCGCAGCAGGAGCTAAGGTGAAGGAAACACGCATACATTATCATAAATATAGACTTTGATAGATGCAAGGATCGTACCTCCTTGACCTCCTGCCTCGTCCGTCCACGCAGGTCGCGTCGGGAAACGGAGTTAAATGATCTCCAGCGCTGTGTCGAAGAGGAGACTCGCCACCACGAGGCCCAGCTATCAGAACTCCGAGTCAAACACAGCGCTGCCATAGACAGCCTCCAGGAACAGCTGGACAATACCAAGAGAGtaagaggaacacacacataaaaagacaaacatgcaTGCGTGTGAACGTGTCACCCAATAGGCCGTCAATGTTCTCCTATAGGCACGTCAGTCCCTGGAGAAGGCCAAGGTGGTGCTGGAGGAAGAGAGGCAGATTTTGAGCGACGAGCTCAAGAGCCTCCAAGCAAGCCGCACGGAGAGTGAGCGAGGCCGCAAGAGAGCCGAGGCTCAGCTGCAGGAGTACAGCGCCAGACTGACCCAGGCTGACAGAGAGcgggaggacaaggaggagcGAGTGCACAAGCTACAGGTGAAAATGGATTCCAGCTAATATTACACCTCAAATGTGTAGTTTGGTCGGGATATTCATAATATTTAACCTTTATCCCAACTCTGGCCTTTTCAGTGCGAAATTGAGAATCTTTCTGGCAATTTGTCCTCCATTGACACCAAAACCCTTCGACTCACTAAAGAGGTCAGCAGCCTGGAGAGCCAGCTGCACGATGCAAAGGTAACAAAATGAAACACCACAGTTGATGCATATGGGGCGTTAAGCTACGGCCACGGCAGTTTTTAGCTATTGAGAGAGTAGCgatcttttttcaaaacatcttCAGAAGATGTCAAGACTTATCAAGGGGGTTTGTTTGAAAGTCTCGTCTTTTCTTCTCACTCAGGAACTGCTCCAGGATGAAACTCGTCAAAAGATGGCTCTGGGTTTGAGGGTGCgagcgctggaggaggagaagaatggaCTAATGGAAAgactggaggacgaggaggagaaagcAAAAGAGTTTACTCGCCAGATCCAGACTCATACCCAGCAGGTACAAGACCCTCGGGAGCTTTGTTTTTCCAGACCATGGTCCACGGCAGTGAAATATCAAagctaaaaagaagaaaaaaaacagttcatgcaaatacaaaaacatccaCTTTCTCATACGTCCAAGTGTCTCATCCCTTAACAGTTGACAATTTCACAAGATGTTAAACTGACATTGTTTGGTTCTTACCCCCTCTCTTCTTCAGTTGGCAGAGCTTCGTAAGCAGTCAGAGGAGGTCAACACTGCGGTGGAAACCGGGGAGGAGACGCGCAGGAAACTCCAGAGAGAGCTTGACAGCGTCCAGCAGAGAGAGcgacagaaggaggaggagaaggatcgtgtcgagaggcagagggagcgACTGAGGGAAGAGATAGAGGACATGACACTtgccctgcagagagagagacagaattgCACGGCTCTGGAGAAGAGGCAGAAGAAGTTTGACCAGGTCAGGCCCTCACTGGTTTACCGCCACGTACCAGCTGCAAAAATGTTTCCTTCACTAAAACTTTGTCTCCGTGACCCCGTCAGTGTCTGGCGGAGGAGAAGGCAGTGAGCGCCCGGCTGGCGGAGGAGAAGGACAGAGCGGAAGCAGACAGCCGAGAGAAGGAGACAAGATATCTGTCTCTTTCTCGAGCCCTGCAGGTAAACATCAGACGGTGAAATCATTCTCCTAACGCATCTGTGTTTGCGGGGACTGATGTTCTTGCGTTTGTGCGTAGGAGGCCCAGGATCAGAGGGAAGAGCTAGAGAGGAGCAACAAGCTGCTCCGTCTGGAGATGGAACAGCTCGTAAACCAGCAGGACGACGTCGGAAAGAGCGTAAGAATCCTCCTCTTGGGACTCCTCTGTCATTTCTCTGTCTCGGCCCTCAGTGAGTCACCGCTTCATTATCTGCCCCTGAATCAGGTGCACGAGTTGGAACGCACCCGCAGGTCATTAGAGACAGAAGCCCAGAACCTCCGGGCTCAAacgcaggagctggaggaggagctgacggaggcgGAGAACTCCAGGCTGAGGCTGGAGGTCAC
This genomic stretch from Gasterosteus aculeatus chromosome 20, fGasAcu3.hap1.1, whole genome shotgun sequence harbors:
- the myh14 gene encoding uncharacterized protein myh14 isoform X12: MPADQTANLPSDNSEAAEFQWGCVKVPVERAMSKPTGGGVNDVTHYLTSGAPLPGSPTSKPTFTAASQADWAAKRLVWVPSEKHGFESASIREERGDEVEVELTDSQRKLTLSREEVQRMNPPRFSKVEDMADLTCLNEASVLHNLRERYYSGLIYTYSGLFCVVVNPYKNLPIYTEAIVEMYRGKKRHEMPPHIYAISEAAYRSMLQDREDQAILCTGESGAGKTENTKKVIQYLAHVASSHKGGTLGRNKEATQGELERQLLQANPILEAFGNAKTVKNDNSSRFGKFIRINFDVAGYIVGANIETYLLEKSRATRQAKDERTFHIFYQLLCGTSAETKADLLLGTADEYRFLSGGSIPVPGQSDSENFTQTMDSMVIMGFTPEESLSMLKVMSAVLQLGNISFMKEKNHDQASMPDNTAAQKLCHLLGINVLEFTRAILTPRIKVGREYVQKAQTKEQADFAVEALAKATYERLFRWLVHRINRALDRRQRQGASFIGILDIAGFEIFQLNSFEQLCINYTNEKLQQLFNHTMFILEQEEYQREGIEWNFIDFGLDLQPCIDLIERPAGPPGVLALLDEECWFPRATDRSFVEKVSSEQGSHPKFFKPKQPRGEADFAIIHYAGKVDYKAHDWLVKNMDPLNDNVASLLHQSSDHFVSELWKEVDRIVGLDQVSSGENSGPLPFGASGLKTKKGMFRTVGQLYKESLTKLMATLRNTNPNFLRCIIPNHEKKSGKLSPNLVLDQLRCNGVLEGIRICRQGFPNRIPFQEFRQRYEILTPNAIPRTFMDGKQASELMIRALELDLNLFRVGQSKVFFRAGVLAHLEEERDLKITDTIIRFQSASRGYLARKSFLKKQQQMSALRVMQRNCAAYLKLRNWQWWRLFTKVKPLLQVTRQDEEIQVRETELQKAKDNLTRVEQDYTELDKKHAQLIEEKSVLADQLQAEAELFAEAEEMRASLANRKQELEEVLGEMEIRLLEEEERGVQFAIEKKRMQQNIQDLEEQLEEEESSRQRLLLEKVSLETRVKSLESDSMNVGDHRDRLSKEKKQLEERLSEVTDQLTEEEERTKSLNKLKNKQEAVIADLEERLKREEQGRLEQEKWRRKMENDSVDAQEQLSDMGMLCAELRGSLAQKEKEITTLQGRLEEEGARRTEAQRALREAMSQVSELKEEVDNERQMRERAEKQRRDLGEELEALKTELEDTLDTTAAQQELRSRRETELNDLQRCVEEETRHHEAQLSELRVKHSAAIDSLQEQLDNTKRARQSLEKAKVVLEEERQILSDELKSLQASRTESERGRKRAEAQLQEYSARLTQADREREDKEERVHKLQCEIENLSGNLSSIDTKTLRLTKEVSSLESQLHDAKELLQDETRQKMALGLRVRALEEEKNGLMERLEDEEEKAKEFTRQIQTHTQQLAELRKQSEEVNTAVETGEETRRKLQRELDSVQQRERQKEEEKDRVERQRERLREEIEDMTLALQRERQNCTALEKRQKKFDQCLAEEKAVSARLAEEKDRAEADSREKETRYLSLSRALQEAQDQREELERSNKLLRLEMEQLVNQQDDVGKSVHELERTRRSLETEAQNLRAQTQELEEELTEAENSRLRLEVTLQALKAQFEREISTSEEKGEEKRRALCKQVKELEIQLEEERSQRSQAVSAKKQLEAELQEAEAQAETGSRGKEEAVKQLRRLQGQMKEALRELEESRLARDEVISQSKDNEKKIQTLEAEVLHFTEELAVSERQRRQAQQERDEMADEMVNSSSGKTAIFEEKRRLEARVTQLEEELEEEQSNSELLAERQRKTASQVETLAVQLQGERTLAQKAEAAREHLERQNKDLKTRLAELEGAVRGKHKLSVAALEAKIESMDELVEQERQERAIANKLMRKTEKKLKEVMMQAEDERRHADQYREQLDKSMVRLKQLKRQLEEVEEDNSRSNAQKRKLQREMEELTDSCQSMTREITTLRSQLSIPEWKADQRAPLPLAMRGRRALVDDFSLENSDSEEPPASPTPSSGLPGTPTPSSEHSLDPPPPYSVNHTE
- the myh14 gene encoding uncharacterized protein myh14 isoform X13; translated protein: MSKPTGGGVNDVTHYLTSGAPLPGSPTSKPTFTAASQADWAAKRLVWVPSEKHGFESASIREERGDEVEVELTDSQRKLTLSREEVQRMNPPRFSKVEDMADLTCLNEASVLHNLRERYYSGLIYTYSGLFCVVVNPYKNLPIYTEAIVEMYRGKKRHEMPPHIYAISEAAYRSMLQDREDQAILCTGESGAGKTENTKKVIQYLAHVASSHKGGTLGRNKEATQGELERQLLQANPILEAFGNAKTVKNDNSSRFGKFIRINFDVAGYIVGANIETYLLEKSRATRQAKDERTFHIFYQLLCGTSAETKADLLLGTADEYRFLSGGSIPVPGQSDSENFTQTMDSMVIMGFTPEESLSMLKVMSAVLQLGNISFMKEKNHDQASMPDNTAAQKLCHLLGINVLEFTRAILTPRIKVGREYVQKAQTKEQADFAVEALAKATYERLFRWLVHRINRALDRRQRQGASFIGILDIAGFEIFQLNSFEQLCINYTNEKLQQLFNHTMFILEQEEYQREGIEWNFIDFGLDLQPCIDLIERPAGPPGVLALLDEECWFPRATDRSFVEKVSSEQGSHPKFFKPKQPRGEADFAIIHYAGKVDYKAHDWLVKNMDPLNDNVASLLHQSSDHFVSELWKEDIQTLPRVYFFDSYATIQANGSDMDRIVGLDQVSSGENSGPLPFGASGLKTKKGMFRTVGQLYKESLTKLMATLRNTNPNFLRCIIPNHEKKSGKLSPNLVLDQLRCNGVLEGIRICRQGFPNRIPFQEFRQRYEILTPNAIPRTFMDGKQASELMIRALELDLNLFRVGQSKVFFRAGVLAHLEEERDLKITDTIIRFQSASRGYLARKSFLKKQQQMSALRVMQRNCAAYLKLRNWQWWRLFTKVKPLLQVTRQDEEIQVRETELQKAKDNLTRVEQDYTELDKKHAQLIEEKSVLADQLQAEAELFAEAEEMRASLANRKQELEEVLGEMEIRLLEEEERGVQFAIEKKRMQQNIQDLEEQLEEEESSRQRLLLEKVSLETRVKSLESDSMNVGDHRDRLSKEKKQLEERLSEVTDQLTEEEERTKSLNKLKNKQEAVIADLEERLKREEQGRLEQEKWRRKMENDSVDAQEQLSDMGMLCAELRGSLAQKEKEITTLQGRLEEEGARRTEAQRALREAMSQVSELKEEVDNERQMRERAEKQRRDLGEELEALKTELEDTLDTTAAQQELRSRRETELNDLQRCVEEETRHHEAQLSELRVKHSAAIDSLQEQLDNTKRARQSLEKAKVVLEEERQILSDELKSLQASRTESERGRKRAEAQLQEYSARLTQADREREDKEERVHKLQCEIENLSGNLSSIDTKTLRLTKEVSSLESQLHDAKELLQDETRQKMALGLRVRALEEEKNGLMERLEDEEEKAKEFTRQIQTHTQQLAELRKQSEEVNTAVETGEETRRKLQRELDSVQQRERQKEEEKDRVERQRERLREEIEDMTLALQRERQNCTALEKRQKKFDQCLAEEKAVSARLAEEKDRAEADSREKETRYLSLSRALQEAQDQREELERSNKLLRLEMEQLVNQQDDVGKSVHELERTRRSLETEAQNLRAQTQELEEELTEAENSRLRLEVTLQALKAQFEREISTSEEKGEEKRRALCKQVKELEIQLEEERSQRSQAVSAKKQLEAELQEAEAQAETGSRGKEEAVKQLRRLQGQMKEALRELEESRLARDEVISQSKDNEKKIQTLEAEVLHFTEELAVSERQRRQAQQERDEMADEMVNSSSGKTAIFEEKRRLEARVTQLEEELEEEQSNSELLAERQRKTASQVETLAVQLQGERTLAQKAEAAREHLERQNKDLKTRLAELEGAVRGKHKLSVAALEAKIESMDELVEQERQERAIANKLMRKTEKKLKEVMMQAEDERRHADQYREQLDKSMVRLKQLKRQLEEVEEDNSRSNAQKRKLQREMEELTDSCQSMTREITTLRSQLSIPEWKADQRAPLPLAMRGRRALVDDFSLENSDSEEPPASPTPSSGLPGTPTPSSEHSLDPPPPYSVNHTE